A genomic window from Flavobacterium azooxidireducens includes:
- the pyrR gene encoding bifunctional pyr operon transcriptional regulator/uracil phosphoribosyltransferase PyrR, giving the protein MSQKVLLTSKEVNIILHRLACQLIEKHLDFSNTIIIGLQPRGSFLAKRIVQLLQEEYQVKNIKFGLLDITFFRDDFRRGEKPLEANKTEIDFIVEDKKVIFIDDVLYTGRSIRSALTAIQSFGRPSEIELLVLIDRRFSRHLPIQPDYRGRQVDAINNEKVKVCWTENEGEDTVYLV; this is encoded by the coding sequence ATGAGTCAAAAAGTATTGCTCACTTCCAAAGAAGTCAATATCATTCTCCATCGTTTGGCCTGTCAGCTGATTGAAAAACACCTTGATTTTTCGAATACTATTATAATTGGATTACAGCCTCGCGGATCTTTTCTAGCCAAAAGAATTGTTCAACTTTTACAAGAAGAATATCAAGTTAAAAATATAAAATTCGGATTATTAGACATCACTTTTTTTAGAGATGATTTCCGTCGTGGTGAAAAGCCATTAGAAGCCAATAAAACAGAAATTGATTTTATAGTGGAAGATAAAAAAGTCATATTTATTGATGATGTTTTATACACCGGAAGAAGTATTCGATCAGCTTTAACCGCCATTCAATCTTTCGGAAGACCAAGCGAAATTGAGCTTTTAGTGCTCATTGATAGACGATTTAGCCGTCACTTGCCCATTCAACCCGATTATCGTGGAAGACAGGTGGATGCTATTAATAACGAAAAAGTAAAAGTCTGCTGGACTGAAAATGAAGGCGAAGATACTGTATATTTAGTTTAA